In a single window of the Oryzias melastigma strain HK-1 unplaced genomic scaffold, ASM292280v2 sc00657, whole genome shotgun sequence genome:
- the LOC112141094 gene encoding uncharacterized protein LOC112141094 isoform X4, whose protein sequence is MAAQRSQRAKRNPRQDALYYCSLGEDKAGFDIRYIDSFKGRGVFSSRPFQKGDFLLEYRGQLISKKEQENRLKVYHDALKVFMFDFQFNGKLLCIDAAREDGSLGRLINDDEVSPNSKMTITRVDGEPHLCLFAIKDIAPGEEITYNYGDSEWPWRIKKSKEKPSPSAEENPSTSRSSPDDTPQKSKDKPSPSVEENPSTSRSSPDDTPQQSKDKPSPSVEENPSTSRSSPDDTPQKSKDKPSPSVEENPSTSRSSPDDTPQDCDHDLIADEMSHLEKCVICGGPFSPLKWSGVRCEVCNQTWHKRCYNIHTVDISEPQSLVLNEQSSSEVGSSEEEYVPDSASDSDSSFDNRSEILSINRKRVQISEVSTSQSASKKRRFHQEDSVEGDRLRSSEAAGSLSEDELRKRRFEKSDATSNEGNAHNECMIDSSNARPEDLSKSSLSLRNRNYCYICGKLQTKFTRHLKTHEKKYADVAQVLSLPKKSKKRLEMLAKLRNKGNHDHNSEVLASGIGTLKPKRTSKKNYKEKDYIHCIYCQALYLRRDLWRHVRKCSSKPGKANSEGYDRRVLSLASMNESALCQQVSPGVWKLLAVMKDDDITSTVRSDFSILQLAQSLFNKHGQDPTKFDYIRQRLRECGRLLLVLRKEFSINTFEDAVRPGNFDVVIKAVKKVSGYDGEKNCYSTPSLALKLGHSLQKLNDILHCRALMAQDSTLIKSTQSFKTLYSTKWSEFISHTALSTLNERHFNKPSTLPFTEDVQCLHRHLEKITDQALKDFEEHSSPKSYSELCKVTMAKVILFNRRRGGEVSKMTLCGFQERDSSALHKDIAFGLTKFERHLCQHFSRVELRGKRGRKVAVLLSPDMVNAITRLTEKRADCGVLAENPFLFARPKCLTPYRGQDCLRLYAAECGAKNPELLRSTQLRKHVATLSQILNLKNHELDQVANFLGHDIRVHREYYRLPEATTQLAKISKLLIAMEKGSLKNLQGKSLEEIEIEDDLELTESSGESDSDAEGDTAVEEANAVVEEANAAVEEANAAVEEANAAVEEGEVVEENLSNPEAAQSKNKDEDKELKALKWKRRKPDGKKQKKQSAAEKEEKRMRQTKRPWSKEEVNAVMRHFKDHIMKGKLASMIECGQCKKAEHPVLDNRTLQNIRDFVRNRGVTMKNKK, encoded by the exons ATGGCAGCACAGCGGTCACAGAGGGCTAAAAGAAATCCCAGACAAGATGCTTTGTATTATTGCTCCTTGGGTgaagataaggcaggatttgaTATCAGATACATTGATTCATTTAAAG GTCGAGGTGTGTTCAGCTCCCGGCCGTTTCAAAAAGGAGATTTCCTTCTTGAATACAGAGGACAGCTCATATCTAAAAAGGAACaagaaaacagactgaaagTTTATCATGACGCCCTGaaggtttttatgtttgatttccAGTTCAATGGAAAGTTGTTATG TATTGATGCTGCTAGAGAGGACGGGTCACTTGGACGACTAATAAATGATGATGAAGTGAGCCCAAACAGCAAAATGACCATTACCAGAGTGGATGGAGAACCCCATCTCTGTTTATTTGCAATCAAGGATATTGCTCCTGGGGAAGAAATCACCTATAATTATGGTGACTCCGAATGGCCATGGAGAATCAAG AAATCCAAAGAAAAGCCAAGTCCATCTGCAGAAGAGAATCCATCCACTTCCAGATCCTCTCCAGACGACACACCGCAG AAATCCAAAGACAAGCCAAGTCCATCTGTAGAAGAGAATCCATCCACTTCCAGATCCTCTCCAGACGACACACCGCAG CAATCCAAAGACAAGCCAAGTCCATCTGTAGAAGAGAATCCATCCACTTCCAGGTCCTCTCCAGACGACACACCGCAG AAATCCAAAGACAAGCCAAGTCCATCTGTAGAAGAGAATCCATCCACTTCCAGATCCTCTCCAGACGACACACCGCAG GACTGTGATCATGATTTAATTGCTGACGAAATGTCACATTTGGAGAAATGTGTCATATGTGGAGGACCCTTTTCTCCTCTGAAATGGAGTGGTGTGAGATGTGAAG TTTGCAACCAGACCTGGCACAAAAGGTGTTACAATATTCACACGGTGGACATCTCAGAACCTCAATCActg gttttaaatgaacaaagctCAAGTGAGGTGGGTTCATCAGAAGAGGAATACGTGCCTGATTCCGCATCTGATTCAGACAGCTCATTTGACAATAGATCGGAGATTTTAAGCATAAATCGCAAACGGGTACAGATCTCAGAGGTTTCCACCAGTCAGTCTGCTTCCAAAAAGAGAAGATTCCACCAAGAAGATTCTGTAGAGGGAGATAGACTGAGGTCTTCTGAAGCTGCAGGGTCATTATCTGAAGATGAACTCAGAAAAAGACGATTTGAAAAATCTGATGCGACTTCAAATGAAGGAAATGCTCACAATGAATGCATGATTGATAGCTCTAATGCTCGGCCTGAAGATTTATCCAAGTCATCCCTCTCACTCAGAAACAGAAACTACTGCTATATTTGTGGAAAGCTACAGACAAAGTTTACACGCCATTTGAAAACGCATGAGAAAAAATATGCTGATGTTGCCCAAGTTTTAAGTCTTCCCAAGAAGTCCAAAAAGCGCTTGGAAATGCTTGCTAAGCTGCGCAACAAGGGGAACCATGACCATAACTCAGAGGTCTTAGCAAGTGGCATAGGAACATTAAAACCAAAACGCACatcaaagaaaaactacaaagaaaaaGACTATATTCACTGCATCTACTGTCAGGCATTATATCTCAGAAGAGATCTGTGGAGACATGTTCGAAAATGTTCTTCCAAACCAGGAAAAGCCAATTCAGAGGGATATGACAGAAGAGTCTTGTCTTTGGCCTCTATGAATGAGTCGGCTCTCTGTCAGCAAGTTTCCCCAGGTGTTTGGAAATTATTAGCTGTCATGAAAGATGATGACATAACATCCACTGTGCGAAGTGACTTCTCTATTCTCCAGCTTGCCCAGTCACTCTTTAACAAACATGGACAGGATCCCACCAAATTTGACTACATTCGTCAGAGACTGAGAGAATGTGGAAGACTTCTGCTTGTACTTcggaaagaattttcaataaaCACCTTTGAGGATGCTGTCAGGCCTGGAAATTTTGATGTGGTTATTAAAGCTGTCAAGAAAGTGTCTGGCTATGATGGAGAAAAGAACTGCTACTCTACTCCGAGCCTTGCCCTGAAGTTGGGCCACTCATTGCAGAAACTTAATGACATTTTACATTGCCGAGCACTTATGGCTCAAGACAGTACACTGATCAAGTCGACCCAAAGTTTCAAAACCCTCTATTCTACAAAGTGGTCTGAATTCATTTCCCATACTGCGCTGTCAACACTAAACGAGCGGCACTTTAACAAGCCTTCCACTCTTCCCTTCACAGAAGATGTTCAATGTCTTCATAGACATCTGGAGAAAATTACTGACCAAGCACTGAAGGACTTTGAGGAGCATAGTTCACCCAAATCATACAGTGAACTTTGCAAAGTCACCATGGCAAAAGTAATACTGTTCAACAGAAGACGAGGGGGAGAAGTTTCAAAGATGACATTATGTGGCTTTCAGGAGAGAGACTCAAGTGCCCTCCACAAGGATATTGCATTTGGACTTACAAAATTTGAACGTCACCTTTGTCAACACTTCAGTCGCGTGGAATTGAGGGGTAAACGGGGTCGAAAGGTTGCAGTGTTACTTTCACCGGACATGGTGAACGCTATAACACGGCTGACTGAGAAGAGAGCAGACTGTGGTGTACTGGCAGAAAACCCCTTTCTTTTTGCCAGACCTAAATGTCTGACTCCCTACAGAGGACAGGACTGTTTAAGGCTTTATGCAGCAGAATGTGGGGCGAAAAACCCAGAGCTCCTCAGGTCGACTCAGTTGCGCAAACATGTTGCAACCTTGTCTCAGATCCTGAATCTCAAGAACCACGAGTTGGATCAAGTTGCCAACTTCCTTGGTCACGATATTCGCGTTCATCGCGAATATTATAGACTTCCAGAGGCTACTACACAGCTGGCTAAAATATCTAAACTACTCATTGCCATGGAGAAAGGGTCTCTGAAAAACCTACAAGGCAAATCACTGGAAGAGATTGAAATCGAAG aTGACCTAGAGTTGACAGAGTCGAGTGGAGAGAGCGACAGCGATGCAGAGGGTGACACAGCCGTTGAAGAGGCCAACGCTGTGGTTGAAGAGGCCAACGCTGCCGTTGAAGAGGCCAACGCTGCCGTTGAAGAGGCCAACGCCGCCGTTGAAGAGGGCGAGGTTGTTGAAGAAAATCTCTCTAATCCAGAGGCTG cacaaagtaaaaacaaagatgagGACAAAGAACTTAAGGCATTAAAATGGAAGCGGAGGAAGCCTGAcggaaagaaacaaaagaaacaatctG ctgcTGAGAAAGAAGAGAAACGCATGAGGCAAACAAAGCGACCCTGGTCCAAAGAGGAAGTAAACGCTGTCATGAGACACTTCAAGGACCATATCATGAAGGGAAAACTTGCTTCCATGATAGAATGTGGGCAGTGCAAAAAGGCAGAGCATCCTGTTCTTGACAACCGTACCCTACAGAACATCAGAGACTTTGTGAGAAATCGTGGTGttaccatgaaaaacaaaaagtaa
- the LOC112141094 gene encoding uncharacterized protein LOC112141094 isoform X2, whose protein sequence is MAAQRSQRAKRNPRQDALYYCSLGEDKAGFDIRYIDSFKGRGVFSSRPFQKGDFLLEYRGQLISKKEQENRLKVYHDALKVFMFDFQFNGKLLCIDAAREDGSLGRLINDDEVSPNSKMTITRVDGEPHLCLFAIKDIAPGEEITYNYGDSEWPWRIKKSKDKPSPSVEENPSTSRSSPDDTPQQSKDKPSPPVEENPSTSRSSPDDTPQQSKDKPSPSVEENPSTSRSSPDDTPQKSKDKPSPSVEENPSTSRSSPDDTPQDCDHDLIADEMSHLEKCVICGGPFSPLKWSGVRCEVCNQTWHKRCYNIHTVDISEPQSLVLNEQSSSEVGSSEEEYVPDSASDSDSSFDNRSEILSINRKRVQISEVSTSQSASKKRRFHQEDSVEGDRLRSSEAAGSLSEDELRKRRFEKSDATSNEGNAHNECMIDSSNARPEDLSKSSLSLRNRNYCYICGKLQTKFTRHLKTHEKKYADVAQVLSLPKKSKKRLEMLAKLRNKGNHDHNSEVLASGIGTLKPKRTSKKNYKEKDYIHCIYCQALYLRRDLWRHVRKCSSKPGKANSEGYDRRVLSLASMNESALCQQVSPGVWKLLAVMKDDDITSTVRSDFSILQLAQSLFNKHGQDPTKFDYIRQRLRECGRLLLVLRKEFSINTFEDAVRPGNFDVVIKAVKKVSGYDGEKNCYSTPSLALKLGHSLQKLNDILHCRALMAQDSTLIKSTQSFKTLYSTKWSEFISHTALSTLNERHFNKPSTLPFTEDVQCLHRHLEKITDQALKDFEEHSSPKSYSELCKVTMAKVILFNRRRGGEVSKMTLCGFQERDSSALHKDIAFGLTKFERHLCQHFSRVELRGKRGRKVAVLLSPDMVNAITRLTEKRADCGVLAENPFLFARPKCLTPYRGQDCLRLYAAECGAKNPELLRSTQLRKHVATLSQILNLKNHELDQVANFLGHDIRVHREYYRLPEATTQLAKISKLLIAMEKGSLKNLQGKSLEEIEIEDDLELTESSGESDSDAEGDTAVEEANAVVEEANAAVEEANAAVEEANAAVEEGEVVEENLSNPEAAQSKNKDEDKELKALKWKRRKPDGKKQKKQSAAEKEEKRMRQTKRPWSKEEVNAVMRHFKDHIMKGKLASMIECGQCKKAEHPVLDNRTLQNIRDFVRNRGVTMKNKK, encoded by the exons ATGGCAGCACAGCGGTCACAGAGGGCTAAAAGAAATCCCAGACAAGATGCTTTGTATTATTGCTCCTTGGGTgaagataaggcaggatttgaTATCAGATACATTGATTCATTTAAAG GTCGAGGTGTGTTCAGCTCCCGGCCGTTTCAAAAAGGAGATTTCCTTCTTGAATACAGAGGACAGCTCATATCTAAAAAGGAACaagaaaacagactgaaagTTTATCATGACGCCCTGaaggtttttatgtttgatttccAGTTCAATGGAAAGTTGTTATG TATTGATGCTGCTAGAGAGGACGGGTCACTTGGACGACTAATAAATGATGATGAAGTGAGCCCAAACAGCAAAATGACCATTACCAGAGTGGATGGAGAACCCCATCTCTGTTTATTTGCAATCAAGGATATTGCTCCTGGGGAAGAAATCACCTATAATTATGGTGACTCCGAATGGCCATGGAGAATCAAG AAATCCAAAGACAAGCCAAGTCCATCTGTAGAAGAGAATCCATCCACTTCCAGATCCTCTCCAGACGACACACCGCAG CAATCCAAAGACAAGCCAAGTCCACCTGTAGAAGAGAATCCATCCACTTCCAGGTCCTCTCCAGACGACACACCGCAG CAATCCAAAGACAAGCCAAGTCCATCTGTAGAAGAGAATCCATCCACTTCCAGGTCCTCTCCAGACGACACACCGCAG AAATCCAAAGACAAGCCAAGTCCATCTGTAGAAGAGAATCCATCCACTTCCAGATCCTCTCCAGACGACACACCGCAG GACTGTGATCATGATTTAATTGCTGACGAAATGTCACATTTGGAGAAATGTGTCATATGTGGAGGACCCTTTTCTCCTCTGAAATGGAGTGGTGTGAGATGTGAAG TTTGCAACCAGACCTGGCACAAAAGGTGTTACAATATTCACACGGTGGACATCTCAGAACCTCAATCActg gttttaaatgaacaaagctCAAGTGAGGTGGGTTCATCAGAAGAGGAATACGTGCCTGATTCCGCATCTGATTCAGACAGCTCATTTGACAATAGATCGGAGATTTTAAGCATAAATCGCAAACGGGTACAGATCTCAGAGGTTTCCACCAGTCAGTCTGCTTCCAAAAAGAGAAGATTCCACCAAGAAGATTCTGTAGAGGGAGATAGACTGAGGTCTTCTGAAGCTGCAGGGTCATTATCTGAAGATGAACTCAGAAAAAGACGATTTGAAAAATCTGATGCGACTTCAAATGAAGGAAATGCTCACAATGAATGCATGATTGATAGCTCTAATGCTCGGCCTGAAGATTTATCCAAGTCATCCCTCTCACTCAGAAACAGAAACTACTGCTATATTTGTGGAAAGCTACAGACAAAGTTTACACGCCATTTGAAAACGCATGAGAAAAAATATGCTGATGTTGCCCAAGTTTTAAGTCTTCCCAAGAAGTCCAAAAAGCGCTTGGAAATGCTTGCTAAGCTGCGCAACAAGGGGAACCATGACCATAACTCAGAGGTCTTAGCAAGTGGCATAGGAACATTAAAACCAAAACGCACatcaaagaaaaactacaaagaaaaaGACTATATTCACTGCATCTACTGTCAGGCATTATATCTCAGAAGAGATCTGTGGAGACATGTTCGAAAATGTTCTTCCAAACCAGGAAAAGCCAATTCAGAGGGATATGACAGAAGAGTCTTGTCTTTGGCCTCTATGAATGAGTCGGCTCTCTGTCAGCAAGTTTCCCCAGGTGTTTGGAAATTATTAGCTGTCATGAAAGATGATGACATAACATCCACTGTGCGAAGTGACTTCTCTATTCTCCAGCTTGCCCAGTCACTCTTTAACAAACATGGACAGGATCCCACCAAATTTGACTACATTCGTCAGAGACTGAGAGAATGTGGAAGACTTCTGCTTGTACTTcggaaagaattttcaataaaCACCTTTGAGGATGCTGTCAGGCCTGGAAATTTTGATGTGGTTATTAAAGCTGTCAAGAAAGTGTCTGGCTATGATGGAGAAAAGAACTGCTACTCTACTCCGAGCCTTGCCCTGAAGTTGGGCCACTCATTGCAGAAACTTAATGACATTTTACATTGCCGAGCACTTATGGCTCAAGACAGTACACTGATCAAGTCGACCCAAAGTTTCAAAACCCTCTATTCTACAAAGTGGTCTGAATTCATTTCCCATACTGCGCTGTCAACACTAAACGAGCGGCACTTTAACAAGCCTTCCACTCTTCCCTTCACAGAAGATGTTCAATGTCTTCATAGACATCTGGAGAAAATTACTGACCAAGCACTGAAGGACTTTGAGGAGCATAGTTCACCCAAATCATACAGTGAACTTTGCAAAGTCACCATGGCAAAAGTAATACTGTTCAACAGAAGACGAGGGGGAGAAGTTTCAAAGATGACATTATGTGGCTTTCAGGAGAGAGACTCAAGTGCCCTCCACAAGGATATTGCATTTGGACTTACAAAATTTGAACGTCACCTTTGTCAACACTTCAGTCGCGTGGAATTGAGGGGTAAACGGGGTCGAAAGGTTGCAGTGTTACTTTCACCGGACATGGTGAACGCTATAACACGGCTGACTGAGAAGAGAGCAGACTGTGGTGTACTGGCAGAAAACCCCTTTCTTTTTGCCAGACCTAAATGTCTGACTCCCTACAGAGGACAGGACTGTTTAAGGCTTTATGCAGCAGAATGTGGGGCGAAAAACCCAGAGCTCCTCAGGTCGACTCAGTTGCGCAAACATGTTGCAACCTTGTCTCAGATCCTGAATCTCAAGAACCACGAGTTGGATCAAGTTGCCAACTTCCTTGGTCACGATATTCGCGTTCATCGCGAATATTATAGACTTCCAGAGGCTACTACACAGCTGGCTAAAATATCTAAACTACTCATTGCCATGGAGAAAGGGTCTCTGAAAAACCTACAAGGCAAATCACTGGAAGAGATTGAAATCGAAG aTGACCTAGAGTTGACAGAGTCGAGTGGAGAGAGCGACAGCGATGCAGAGGGTGACACAGCCGTTGAAGAGGCCAACGCTGTGGTTGAAGAGGCCAACGCTGCCGTTGAAGAGGCCAACGCTGCCGTTGAAGAGGCCAACGCCGCCGTTGAAGAGGGCGAGGTTGTTGAAGAAAATCTCTCTAATCCAGAGGCTG cacaaagtaaaaacaaagatgagGACAAAGAACTTAAGGCATTAAAATGGAAGCGGAGGAAGCCTGAcggaaagaaacaaaagaaacaatctG ctgcTGAGAAAGAAGAGAAACGCATGAGGCAAACAAAGCGACCCTGGTCCAAAGAGGAAGTAAACGCTGTCATGAGACACTTCAAGGACCATATCATGAAGGGAAAACTTGCTTCCATGATAGAATGTGGGCAGTGCAAAAAGGCAGAGCATCCTGTTCTTGACAACCGTACCCTACAGAACATCAGAGACTTTGTGAGAAATCGTGGTGttaccatgaaaaacaaaaagtaa
- the LOC112141094 gene encoding uncharacterized protein LOC112141094 isoform X3: MAAQRSQRAKRNPRQDALYYCSLGEDKAGFDIRYIDSFKGRGVFSSRPFQKGDFLLEYRGQLISKKEQENRLKVYHDALKVFMFDFQFNGKLLCIDAAREDGSLGRLINDDEVSPNSKMTITRVDGEPHLCLFAIKDIAPGEEITYNYGDSEWPWRIKKSKEKPSPSAEENPSTSRSSPDDTPQKSKDKPSPSVEENPSTSRSSPDDTPQQSKDKPSPPVEENPSTSRSSPDDTPQKSKDKPSPSVEENPSTSRSSPDDTPQDCDHDLIADEMSHLEKCVICGGPFSPLKWSGVRCEVCNQTWHKRCYNIHTVDISEPQSLVLNEQSSSEVGSSEEEYVPDSASDSDSSFDNRSEILSINRKRVQISEVSTSQSASKKRRFHQEDSVEGDRLRSSEAAGSLSEDELRKRRFEKSDATSNEGNAHNECMIDSSNARPEDLSKSSLSLRNRNYCYICGKLQTKFTRHLKTHEKKYADVAQVLSLPKKSKKRLEMLAKLRNKGNHDHNSEVLASGIGTLKPKRTSKKNYKEKDYIHCIYCQALYLRRDLWRHVRKCSSKPGKANSEGYDRRVLSLASMNESALCQQVSPGVWKLLAVMKDDDITSTVRSDFSILQLAQSLFNKHGQDPTKFDYIRQRLRECGRLLLVLRKEFSINTFEDAVRPGNFDVVIKAVKKVSGYDGEKNCYSTPSLALKLGHSLQKLNDILHCRALMAQDSTLIKSTQSFKTLYSTKWSEFISHTALSTLNERHFNKPSTLPFTEDVQCLHRHLEKITDQALKDFEEHSSPKSYSELCKVTMAKVILFNRRRGGEVSKMTLCGFQERDSSALHKDIAFGLTKFERHLCQHFSRVELRGKRGRKVAVLLSPDMVNAITRLTEKRADCGVLAENPFLFARPKCLTPYRGQDCLRLYAAECGAKNPELLRSTQLRKHVATLSQILNLKNHELDQVANFLGHDIRVHREYYRLPEATTQLAKISKLLIAMEKGSLKNLQGKSLEEIEIEDDLELTESSGESDSDAEGDTAVEEANAVVEEANAAVEEANAAVEEANAAVEEGEVVEENLSNPEAAQSKNKDEDKELKALKWKRRKPDGKKQKKQSAAEKEEKRMRQTKRPWSKEEVNAVMRHFKDHIMKGKLASMIECGQCKKAEHPVLDNRTLQNIRDFVRNRGVTMKNKK; encoded by the exons ATGGCAGCACAGCGGTCACAGAGGGCTAAAAGAAATCCCAGACAAGATGCTTTGTATTATTGCTCCTTGGGTgaagataaggcaggatttgaTATCAGATACATTGATTCATTTAAAG GTCGAGGTGTGTTCAGCTCCCGGCCGTTTCAAAAAGGAGATTTCCTTCTTGAATACAGAGGACAGCTCATATCTAAAAAGGAACaagaaaacagactgaaagTTTATCATGACGCCCTGaaggtttttatgtttgatttccAGTTCAATGGAAAGTTGTTATG TATTGATGCTGCTAGAGAGGACGGGTCACTTGGACGACTAATAAATGATGATGAAGTGAGCCCAAACAGCAAAATGACCATTACCAGAGTGGATGGAGAACCCCATCTCTGTTTATTTGCAATCAAGGATATTGCTCCTGGGGAAGAAATCACCTATAATTATGGTGACTCCGAATGGCCATGGAGAATCAAG AAATCCAAAGAAAAGCCAAGTCCATCTGCAGAAGAGAATCCATCCACTTCCAGATCCTCTCCAGACGACACACCGCAG AAATCCAAAGACAAGCCAAGTCCATCTGTAGAAGAGAATCCATCCACTTCCAGATCCTCTCCAGACGACACACCGCAG CAATCCAAAGACAAGCCAAGTCCACCTGTAGAAGAGAATCCATCCACTTCCAGGTCCTCTCCAGACGACACACCGCAG AAATCCAAAGACAAGCCAAGTCCATCTGTAGAAGAGAATCCATCCACTTCCAGATCCTCTCCAGACGACACACCGCAG GACTGTGATCATGATTTAATTGCTGACGAAATGTCACATTTGGAGAAATGTGTCATATGTGGAGGACCCTTTTCTCCTCTGAAATGGAGTGGTGTGAGATGTGAAG TTTGCAACCAGACCTGGCACAAAAGGTGTTACAATATTCACACGGTGGACATCTCAGAACCTCAATCActg gttttaaatgaacaaagctCAAGTGAGGTGGGTTCATCAGAAGAGGAATACGTGCCTGATTCCGCATCTGATTCAGACAGCTCATTTGACAATAGATCGGAGATTTTAAGCATAAATCGCAAACGGGTACAGATCTCAGAGGTTTCCACCAGTCAGTCTGCTTCCAAAAAGAGAAGATTCCACCAAGAAGATTCTGTAGAGGGAGATAGACTGAGGTCTTCTGAAGCTGCAGGGTCATTATCTGAAGATGAACTCAGAAAAAGACGATTTGAAAAATCTGATGCGACTTCAAATGAAGGAAATGCTCACAATGAATGCATGATTGATAGCTCTAATGCTCGGCCTGAAGATTTATCCAAGTCATCCCTCTCACTCAGAAACAGAAACTACTGCTATATTTGTGGAAAGCTACAGACAAAGTTTACACGCCATTTGAAAACGCATGAGAAAAAATATGCTGATGTTGCCCAAGTTTTAAGTCTTCCCAAGAAGTCCAAAAAGCGCTTGGAAATGCTTGCTAAGCTGCGCAACAAGGGGAACCATGACCATAACTCAGAGGTCTTAGCAAGTGGCATAGGAACATTAAAACCAAAACGCACatcaaagaaaaactacaaagaaaaaGACTATATTCACTGCATCTACTGTCAGGCATTATATCTCAGAAGAGATCTGTGGAGACATGTTCGAAAATGTTCTTCCAAACCAGGAAAAGCCAATTCAGAGGGATATGACAGAAGAGTCTTGTCTTTGGCCTCTATGAATGAGTCGGCTCTCTGTCAGCAAGTTTCCCCAGGTGTTTGGAAATTATTAGCTGTCATGAAAGATGATGACATAACATCCACTGTGCGAAGTGACTTCTCTATTCTCCAGCTTGCCCAGTCACTCTTTAACAAACATGGACAGGATCCCACCAAATTTGACTACATTCGTCAGAGACTGAGAGAATGTGGAAGACTTCTGCTTGTACTTcggaaagaattttcaataaaCACCTTTGAGGATGCTGTCAGGCCTGGAAATTTTGATGTGGTTATTAAAGCTGTCAAGAAAGTGTCTGGCTATGATGGAGAAAAGAACTGCTACTCTACTCCGAGCCTTGCCCTGAAGTTGGGCCACTCATTGCAGAAACTTAATGACATTTTACATTGCCGAGCACTTATGGCTCAAGACAGTACACTGATCAAGTCGACCCAAAGTTTCAAAACCCTCTATTCTACAAAGTGGTCTGAATTCATTTCCCATACTGCGCTGTCAACACTAAACGAGCGGCACTTTAACAAGCCTTCCACTCTTCCCTTCACAGAAGATGTTCAATGTCTTCATAGACATCTGGAGAAAATTACTGACCAAGCACTGAAGGACTTTGAGGAGCATAGTTCACCCAAATCATACAGTGAACTTTGCAAAGTCACCATGGCAAAAGTAATACTGTTCAACAGAAGACGAGGGGGAGAAGTTTCAAAGATGACATTATGTGGCTTTCAGGAGAGAGACTCAAGTGCCCTCCACAAGGATATTGCATTTGGACTTACAAAATTTGAACGTCACCTTTGTCAACACTTCAGTCGCGTGGAATTGAGGGGTAAACGGGGTCGAAAGGTTGCAGTGTTACTTTCACCGGACATGGTGAACGCTATAACACGGCTGACTGAGAAGAGAGCAGACTGTGGTGTACTGGCAGAAAACCCCTTTCTTTTTGCCAGACCTAAATGTCTGACTCCCTACAGAGGACAGGACTGTTTAAGGCTTTATGCAGCAGAATGTGGGGCGAAAAACCCAGAGCTCCTCAGGTCGACTCAGTTGCGCAAACATGTTGCAACCTTGTCTCAGATCCTGAATCTCAAGAACCACGAGTTGGATCAAGTTGCCAACTTCCTTGGTCACGATATTCGCGTTCATCGCGAATATTATAGACTTCCAGAGGCTACTACACAGCTGGCTAAAATATCTAAACTACTCATTGCCATGGAGAAAGGGTCTCTGAAAAACCTACAAGGCAAATCACTGGAAGAGATTGAAATCGAAG aTGACCTAGAGTTGACAGAGTCGAGTGGAGAGAGCGACAGCGATGCAGAGGGTGACACAGCCGTTGAAGAGGCCAACGCTGTGGTTGAAGAGGCCAACGCTGCCGTTGAAGAGGCCAACGCTGCCGTTGAAGAGGCCAACGCCGCCGTTGAAGAGGGCGAGGTTGTTGAAGAAAATCTCTCTAATCCAGAGGCTG cacaaagtaaaaacaaagatgagGACAAAGAACTTAAGGCATTAAAATGGAAGCGGAGGAAGCCTGAcggaaagaaacaaaagaaacaatctG ctgcTGAGAAAGAAGAGAAACGCATGAGGCAAACAAAGCGACCCTGGTCCAAAGAGGAAGTAAACGCTGTCATGAGACACTTCAAGGACCATATCATGAAGGGAAAACTTGCTTCCATGATAGAATGTGGGCAGTGCAAAAAGGCAGAGCATCCTGTTCTTGACAACCGTACCCTACAGAACATCAGAGACTTTGTGAGAAATCGTGGTGttaccatgaaaaacaaaaagtaa